Proteins encoded within one genomic window of Halogeometricum sp. S1BR25-6:
- a CDS encoding aldo/keto reductase, translating into MSNATDVDLDYVRLGETGIHTSELQFGTWRFGKETEQGNVEIGEERAHELLDAYEAAGGRYIDTADVYGGGASERWIGEWLNDGDRDRERYTIASKIYWQIRDGDPNSRGTNRKNLRHRIDALLDRLDTGYVDVLYIHRWDDQTPTREMMKTLNGLVDDGKVHYLGASTHRPNAWKVAKANEIARENGWEPFTVSQPRYNLVDRETEGDYLEMTRSYGMAVCPWSPLGQGFLTGKYSREDGLTGESRAAESSRFEDAYLTEENFQVHDELEAVADEVGATPAQTALAWLLHRDGVTAPIVGARTVEQLEENLAAAAVTLSDEQVDRLTEAKGGPYAGL; encoded by the coding sequence GTGAGCAACGCGACAGACGTCGACCTGGACTACGTTCGACTCGGTGAGACGGGCATCCACACCAGCGAACTCCAGTTCGGCACGTGGCGGTTCGGTAAAGAGACCGAGCAGGGGAACGTCGAAATCGGCGAAGAGCGTGCCCACGAACTGTTAGACGCCTACGAGGCGGCCGGCGGTCGCTACATCGATACCGCCGACGTGTATGGCGGCGGCGCGAGCGAGCGATGGATCGGCGAGTGGCTGAACGACGGCGACCGCGACCGAGAGCGGTACACCATCGCCTCGAAGATTTACTGGCAGATTCGGGACGGAGACCCGAACAGTCGCGGCACGAACCGCAAGAACCTCCGTCACCGCATCGATGCGCTGCTCGACCGCCTCGACACCGGGTACGTCGACGTGCTCTACATTCACCGCTGGGACGACCAGACCCCCACGCGCGAGATGATGAAGACGCTGAACGGACTCGTCGACGACGGGAAGGTCCACTACCTCGGCGCGTCGACGCACCGGCCGAACGCCTGGAAGGTGGCGAAGGCCAACGAGATCGCCCGCGAGAACGGGTGGGAGCCGTTCACCGTCTCGCAACCCCGATACAACCTCGTCGACCGCGAGACCGAAGGCGACTACCTGGAGATGACGCGGTCGTACGGGATGGCGGTCTGTCCGTGGAGTCCGCTCGGTCAGGGCTTTCTCACCGGCAAGTACTCGCGGGAAGACGGCCTCACCGGCGAATCGCGCGCCGCGGAGTCGAGCCGATTCGAGGACGCCTACCTCACCGAGGAGAACTTCCAGGTCCACGACGAACTCGAAGCCGTGGCCGACGAGGTGGGAGCGACACCCGCACAAACCGCTCTCGCGTGGCTGCTGCACCGTGACGGCGTCACCGCGCCCATCGTCGGCGCCCGCACCGTCGAACAGCTCGAAGAGAACCTCGCGGCGGCGGCGGTGACGCTCTCGGACGAGCAGGTCGACCGGCTGACCGAAGCGAAGGGCGGGCCGTACGCCGGCCTGTAA
- a CDS encoding glycoside hydrolase family 3 C-terminal domain-containing protein, which produces MTDNPDDGGEPDDRGGLGASRRTFLRATGGLALSGAFLGSAGSVAGDEETEAELEELVAEMTLEEKVSRTHGADGGPEGVAGYLTGVERLDVPGMVMADGPPGASLGTPTTDFPHPVAAAATFDPELISREGRAIAREAKTEDVAVLLAPSLDLFRVPTHARGGETYGEDPFLAGEMAREYASAVQSEGVVATLKHFVAYNQASTTGNVLDYFSYSEHNVIVDERPLREIYCRPFREAIVEGGAGAVMPAYTRINGTFCSEHDYLLEEVLKEEWGFDGFVVSDWGGTHSTVDAAVSGLDIEMPSAQYFGEALAEAVENDDLWVGNVDEQVRRGLRSQYEIGALDGDRKGSDPVRGTDEHFALARRMAEEGSVLLKNEDDLLPLDEDVTDVALVGPSPTEFKNDVGGSDAVTGIRYVSPADGIEAAGGDGVSVTAVATDRYEPAGPTDFTPAGGDGGEVAATETEVQTASTDETEIGTETESGDASESDNGTENGNGFVAEYYANGAWEGSPELVRREKSVDLTEADLERFADADAVSVRWRATYTAPETGTFAFLLTSQGASTLSVDGETVVDNEGGGFAGPKGEEATLEFEEGETYTVSVEAAGAVPVSLEVNPPSSLDEAVSAAAEADVALVLARTDTFYGDDRHEFELPGNQNALIEQVAAANGNAAVLLNTETPVAMPWLDDVPAVMQVWFPGQEGGAALGSLLFGDISPSGKTPVTFAESMDDYLPGEVTTLPDDGRAYPGVRGNVFYDEGVFVGYRHFDEADIEPLFPFGHGLSYAAFDYGEITLSRSETTPDEGLTVSLDVTNESETTGREAVQLYVSEVDPAVERPPKELKGVAKVEIPAGESRTVEIELGRGAFEYWDPETEDWTVNPGEFEILAGSSSRDIRHSASVSVVERE; this is translated from the coding sequence ATGACAGACAACCCAGACGACGGCGGCGAACCGGACGACCGAGGCGGACTCGGAGCGTCTCGGCGGACGTTCCTCCGAGCGACTGGCGGACTCGCTCTCTCGGGCGCGTTCCTCGGGAGCGCCGGGTCGGTCGCCGGGGACGAGGAAACCGAGGCGGAACTCGAAGAACTGGTCGCGGAGATGACGCTCGAAGAGAAGGTGAGTCGAACGCACGGCGCCGACGGCGGCCCGGAGGGCGTCGCGGGGTATCTAACCGGCGTCGAGCGACTCGACGTGCCGGGGATGGTCATGGCCGACGGACCGCCGGGTGCGTCGCTCGGTACGCCGACGACGGACTTCCCGCACCCCGTCGCCGCCGCGGCGACGTTCGACCCGGAACTGATTTCCCGTGAGGGGCGAGCCATCGCCCGCGAGGCCAAAACCGAGGACGTGGCGGTGCTACTCGCCCCCTCGCTCGACCTCTTCCGGGTGCCGACCCACGCCCGCGGCGGCGAAACCTACGGCGAGGACCCCTTCCTCGCCGGTGAGATGGCCAGAGAGTACGCGTCTGCCGTCCAGTCGGAAGGCGTCGTCGCGACCCTGAAACACTTCGTCGCGTACAACCAGGCGAGCACCACGGGGAACGTGCTCGACTACTTCTCGTACTCCGAGCACAACGTCATCGTCGACGAGCGGCCGCTTCGCGAAATCTACTGCCGACCGTTTCGGGAGGCCATCGTCGAGGGCGGCGCCGGCGCGGTGATGCCCGCGTATACCCGCATCAACGGCACGTTCTGCTCCGAACACGACTACCTCCTCGAAGAGGTGCTGAAAGAGGAGTGGGGCTTCGACGGCTTCGTCGTCTCCGACTGGGGGGGCACGCACAGCACCGTCGACGCCGCGGTCAGCGGTCTCGATATCGAGATGCCGTCGGCGCAGTACTTCGGCGAGGCCCTCGCGGAGGCCGTCGAGAACGACGATCTCTGGGTCGGGAACGTGGACGAGCAGGTCCGGCGGGGCCTCCGGTCGCAGTACGAAATCGGCGCTCTCGACGGCGACAGGAAGGGTAGCGACCCCGTTCGCGGAACGGACGAACACTTCGCGCTCGCCCGACGGATGGCCGAGGAGGGGTCGGTCCTCCTGAAGAACGAGGACGACCTCCTCCCCCTCGACGAGGACGTGACGGACGTCGCGCTGGTCGGACCCAGCCCGACCGAGTTCAAGAACGACGTGGGCGGCAGCGACGCGGTCACGGGGATTCGGTACGTTAGCCCCGCCGACGGCATTGAGGCGGCGGGCGGCGACGGCGTCTCGGTGACCGCGGTGGCCACCGACCGCTACGAACCGGCGGGACCGACCGACTTCACACCCGCGGGCGGCGACGGCGGGGAGGTGGCAGCGACGGAGACAGAAGTGCAAACGGCGAGCACCGATGAGACCGAAATCGGAACCGAAACCGAATCCGGCGACGCGAGCGAGAGCGACAACGGGACGGAGAACGGGAACGGCTTCGTCGCGGAGTACTACGCGAACGGGGCGTGGGAGGGGTCCCCCGAACTCGTCCGACGCGAGAAGAGCGTCGACCTCACGGAGGCGGACCTCGAACGGTTCGCCGACGCCGACGCGGTCTCGGTCCGTTGGCGCGCGACGTACACGGCGCCCGAGACGGGGACGTTCGCGTTCCTCCTGACGAGTCAGGGCGCGAGCACGCTCTCCGTCGACGGCGAGACGGTCGTCGACAACGAGGGCGGCGGCTTCGCCGGGCCCAAGGGCGAGGAAGCGACGCTGGAGTTCGAGGAGGGAGAGACGTATACGGTCAGCGTCGAGGCGGCAGGCGCCGTCCCCGTGTCGTTGGAGGTGAACCCGCCGTCGTCGCTGGACGAAGCGGTCTCCGCGGCGGCGGAGGCGGACGTGGCGCTGGTCCTCGCTCGGACCGATACGTTCTACGGCGACGACCGACACGAGTTCGAACTCCCGGGCAACCAGAACGCGCTCATCGAACAGGTCGCGGCCGCGAACGGGAACGCCGCCGTTCTCCTGAACACGGAGACGCCGGTGGCGATGCCGTGGCTCGACGACGTACCGGCCGTGATGCAGGTGTGGTTCCCCGGACAGGAGGGCGGAGCGGCCCTCGGAAGTCTACTGTTCGGCGATATCTCCCCGTCCGGGAAGACGCCGGTCACGTTCGCCGAGTCGATGGACGACTACCTGCCCGGCGAGGTGACGACGCTCCCCGACGACGGACGCGCGTATCCCGGCGTGCGGGGGAACGTCTTCTACGACGAGGGCGTGTTCGTCGGCTACCGGCACTTCGACGAGGCGGACATCGAACCGCTGTTCCCGTTCGGTCACGGGTTGAGTTACGCGGCGTTCGACTACGGCGAGATAACGCTCTCGCGTAGCGAGACCACACCCGACGAGGGGTTGACCGTCAGCCTAGACGTGACGAACGAGAGTGAGACGACGGGGCGGGAGGCCGTGCAACTGTACGTCTCCGAGGTCGACCCGGCGGTCGAACGCCCGCCGAAAGAGCTCAAAGGCGTCGCGAAAGTCGAGATTCCGGCCGGCGAGTCCAGAACAGTCGAAATCGAACTCGGACGCGGCGCGTTCGAGTACTGGGACCCCGAGACGGAGGACTGGACCGTGAACCCCGGCGAGTTCGAGATACTGGCCGGTAGCTCCTCCCGAGATATCCGACACAGCGCGTCCGTATCTGTCGTCGAAAGGGAGTAG
- a CDS encoding aldo/keto reductase, which translates to MNCALVGAGAVARRYAAGFEESSLELTAVCDLDLERARGVAEPHGATAYADVDAMLADDAAPLVINLTSHGAHAPVTERALADERHVYSEKPLALDADRAADLVRTAERDGLALGCAPINNRCDPQRHVRWLLGDGRLGRVGLGYAHAHVGRVTEWHDNPESFLSVGPLYDGAVYPLNCLVSWFGPVEQVRVADGLDVWPDREAATPGRDSHVEATLAFESGPTIRLTASLYAPHRSREFNTLELHGDDGSLYLADSGALAADPETVRVGGNGRPYVDAPHPARRRERPYLDGPARLAAAVASGARPVASARRATHVVAVCNAVESAVEAGGPVAVDAHGVGVPDLSPPPVRPPRDGREVRDERDVGDATAPRSRDAAVRLPPVGFGCSRYRDGDYVDRVDSIATALDAGYRLLDSAELYGNEARIGDLLDAPGSPGREGLFLVGKVWNTNHEHVVEACRGTLDALGAASLDCYMLHWPTAWAYQGPLRDLADCSPAEQDALAFPTDEDGDPETADTSLTETWERLEHVHERGLARTIGVCNVTVDELDQIAAVADVLPAVVQVESHPYVPRRELVEWCHERGIRVMAHSPLSAPGLLEESALHEVADNCGVSPAQAALAWQVDRGVVPIPSSTDTDHVVENLAAARVEFTASDRERVASLVDPEFER; encoded by the coding sequence ATGAACTGTGCGCTCGTCGGTGCCGGTGCGGTCGCGAGGCGCTACGCGGCCGGATTCGAGGAGTCGTCGCTCGAACTGACGGCGGTGTGTGACCTCGATCTCGAGCGAGCGCGCGGGGTCGCGGAGCCTCACGGCGCGACGGCGTACGCCGACGTCGACGCGATGCTCGCCGACGACGCGGCACCGCTCGTGATCAACCTGACCAGCCACGGGGCGCACGCGCCGGTGACCGAACGAGCGCTCGCCGACGAACGGCACGTCTACAGCGAGAAACCGCTGGCGCTGGACGCCGACCGGGCGGCCGACCTCGTCAGAACCGCCGAGCGTGATGGTCTCGCGCTCGGATGCGCGCCCATTAACAACCGGTGCGACCCGCAGCGTCACGTTCGCTGGTTGCTCGGCGACGGCCGACTCGGACGAGTCGGACTGGGATACGCGCACGCACACGTCGGCCGCGTCACCGAGTGGCACGACAACCCGGAGTCGTTTCTGTCCGTCGGACCGCTGTACGACGGCGCCGTCTACCCGCTGAACTGTCTCGTCTCCTGGTTCGGGCCGGTCGAGCAGGTCCGGGTCGCCGACGGTCTCGACGTCTGGCCCGACAGGGAGGCGGCGACGCCGGGGCGGGACTCGCACGTCGAAGCCACCCTCGCGTTCGAGAGCGGCCCGACGATTCGGCTGACTGCGAGCCTGTACGCCCCCCACCGGAGCCGCGAATTCAACACCCTCGAACTCCACGGCGACGACGGGTCGCTGTACCTCGCCGACAGCGGTGCGCTCGCCGCCGACCCCGAGACCGTCAGGGTCGGCGGGAACGGGAGACCGTACGTCGACGCGCCCCACCCCGCGAGGCGGCGCGAACGACCGTACCTCGACGGGCCGGCGCGTCTCGCGGCCGCCGTCGCGTCGGGCGCCCGCCCGGTCGCGAGCGCGCGGCGGGCGACCCACGTGGTCGCCGTCTGCAACGCCGTCGAGTCAGCCGTCGAAGCGGGCGGCCCCGTCGCGGTCGACGCCCACGGGGTCGGCGTTCCCGACTTGTCTCCGCCTCCGGTGCGGCCCCCCCGCGACGGGCGGGAGGTCCGGGACGAACGCGATGTCGGGGACGCGACCGCACCCCGCTCTCGCGACGCGGCCGTCAGACTCCCGCCCGTGGGCTTCGGGTGTTCGCGGTACCGCGACGGCGACTACGTCGACCGGGTCGACTCGATAGCGACGGCGCTGGACGCCGGCTATCGTCTGCTCGATTCGGCCGAACTGTACGGGAACGAGGCGCGAATCGGCGACCTGCTGGACGCGCCCGGGAGTCCCGGCCGCGAGGGACTGTTCCTCGTCGGGAAGGTCTGGAACACGAACCACGAACACGTCGTCGAGGCCTGTCGAGGGACGCTCGACGCGCTCGGCGCGGCGAGTCTCGACTGCTACATGCTCCACTGGCCGACCGCCTGGGCCTACCAGGGACCGCTGCGGGACCTGGCCGACTGTTCACCCGCCGAACAAGACGCTCTCGCGTTCCCGACCGACGAGGACGGCGACCCGGAGACCGCGGACACGTCGCTGACGGAGACGTGGGAGCGGCTGGAGCACGTTCACGAACGCGGTCTCGCCCGGACGATAGGCGTCTGTAACGTCACCGTCGACGAACTCGACCAAATTGCGGCGGTTGCCGACGTTCTGCCGGCCGTCGTCCAAGTGGAGTCCCATCCGTACGTGCCCCGTCGGGAACTCGTCGAGTGGTGTCACGAGCGGGGTATCCGCGTGATGGCCCACTCGCCGCTCTCCGCGCCCGGACTCCTCGAAGAGTCGGCCCTGCACGAAGTGGCCGACAACTGCGGCGTCTCGCCGGCGCAGGCCGCACTCGCCTGGCAGGTCGACCGCGGCGTCGTCCCGATTCCGTCGAGTACGGATACCGACCACGTCGTCGAGAACCTCGCCGCCGCCCGGGTCGAGTTCACCGCGTCGGACCGCGAGCGCGTCGCGTCGCTGGTCGACCCCGAATTCGAGCGATGA
- a CDS encoding metal-dependent hydrolase yields MYFVTHLAVGALLGRWSRLPVPWVVAGTALPDVVDKPLAMLGVVDLYHTVGHTALLAPLAVVAALLSSAGRALAVGWASHLFLDAFHIVLNGRYGDALFLGWPVVVPPDPLALPPGAFFFYYLWSPSFFLECAFWTGLGVVLLRNARADRPSGETRD; encoded by the coding sequence GTGTACTTCGTAACGCACCTGGCCGTCGGGGCGCTCCTGGGTCGGTGGTCGCGACTGCCCGTACCCTGGGTCGTCGCGGGGACGGCGCTCCCGGACGTCGTCGACAAACCGCTGGCGATGCTCGGGGTCGTCGACCTGTACCACACCGTGGGCCACACGGCGCTGCTCGCTCCCCTGGCCGTCGTCGCCGCGCTCCTGAGTTCGGCGGGTCGAGCGCTCGCGGTCGGATGGGCGTCGCACCTGTTCCTCGACGCGTTTCACATCGTCCTCAACGGCCGGTACGGTGACGCTCTGTTCTTGGGGTGGCCGGTCGTGGTCCCCCCGGACCCGCTTGCGCTCCCGCCCGGCGCGTTCTTCTTCTACTATCTCTGGTCGCCGTCGTTCTTCCTCGAGTGTGCCTTCTGGACCGGTCTCGGCGTCGTTCTCTTACGAAACGCCCGAGCCGACCGCCCGTCCGGCGAGACGCGGGACTGA
- the gfo6 gene encoding D-xylose 1-dehydrogenase Gfo6 — translation MEFDPDSFSARDWERPTDADPIRFAMVGLGWWTREQAIPAVEDADYCTMTVLVSSSTEKAADLAADLEGIEETLTYEEYADGAATDAYDAVYVCTPNGLHRDNVEAAATHDKAVLCEKPLEATVEDARATVDTCQEADVPLMVAYRVQTEPAARRARELIRDGAIGDVVSILGHMSDTILDSVDETSWRFDPDLSGGTTINDIGIYPLNTIRFVLEEDPQAVYARTESEQSAYEGTDEHAAFQLEFPDGKLASCTVTHSAAVTSSLRFVGTEGELSIEGLFFPNTRKVLRVSGPDIESEYRPEPVDQMREEFDYFANRLQHGLDVEPDGEHGMVDMRVVRALYDSAEQERRVELDR, via the coding sequence ATGGAATTCGATCCCGACAGCTTCAGTGCTCGCGACTGGGAACGGCCCACGGACGCCGACCCGATTCGGTTCGCCATGGTCGGACTCGGGTGGTGGACGCGCGAGCAGGCGATTCCCGCCGTCGAAGACGCGGACTACTGCACGATGACGGTCCTGGTCAGTTCCAGTACCGAAAAGGCAGCGGACCTCGCGGCCGACCTCGAAGGAATCGAGGAGACGCTCACCTACGAGGAGTACGCCGACGGCGCGGCGACCGACGCCTACGACGCGGTGTACGTCTGCACGCCGAACGGACTCCACCGCGACAACGTCGAAGCCGCGGCGACGCACGACAAAGCGGTTCTCTGCGAGAAGCCGCTGGAAGCGACCGTCGAAGACGCTCGGGCGACCGTCGATACCTGTCAGGAGGCGGACGTCCCGCTGATGGTCGCCTACCGAGTCCAGACGGAACCGGCGGCCCGCCGCGCCCGAGAACTGATCCGAGACGGCGCAATCGGGGACGTCGTTTCGATACTCGGGCACATGTCGGACACGATTCTCGACTCCGTCGACGAAACGAGTTGGCGGTTCGACCCCGACCTCTCCGGCGGGACGACGATCAACGATATCGGGATTTATCCGCTGAACACGATTCGGTTCGTCCTGGAGGAGGACCCCCAGGCGGTGTACGCTCGGACGGAGTCCGAACAGTCGGCCTACGAGGGGACTGACGAGCACGCGGCGTTCCAGTTAGAGTTCCCCGACGGCAAACTCGCCTCGTGTACGGTCACACACAGCGCGGCGGTGACCTCGAGCCTCCGGTTCGTCGGCACCGAAGGCGAACTGAGCATCGAGGGGCTGTTCTTCCCGAACACTCGGAAGGTGCTCAGGGTGTCCGGACCGGACATCGAGAGCGAGTACCGACCGGAACCGGTCGACCAGATGCGCGAGGAGTTCGACTACTTCGCCAACCGCCTCCAGCACGGTCTCGACGTCGAACCCGACGGCGAACACGGGATGGTCGACATGCGCGTCGTCCGCGCCCTCTACGACTCCGCCGAGCAGGAACGACGCGTCGAACTCGACCGGTGA
- a CDS encoding MFS transporter: MSDHPNAGTSRRETLGLFVGLFVLSTAAAAYEIAPASVLPLIQDSLGLTASTAGWLVSIMYATAVVTSVPTGIVLDRFSVRRVILFGTVALVVAGAWGWYTATAGAYRWLLVSRVLGGIAYVIFWNAGANIVGSAVASRYRATAVGVFTASAPVGFALGQFGSPLVATVAGWPAILPLYAAIGVVGVALFLLATRRHVPGVETATPDRAALSELFTSRAVWTVCVLCFLAYSLYLFVNTWLPSYLVDGFGISLAAGGLLTALFPAIGAVGRSSSGVVSDRVFGGKRRPVVISAFAVAAPAVVAFVFVSRLELIVGAVLVVGFAIQLVTGLLFSYITELVPPAVRTTAISLLTSIGLLGAFAAPIAAGTIIDRVGYDPAFFVAGGVALLGVLLALRTPEPA; encoded by the coding sequence GTGAGCGACCATCCCAACGCAGGCACTTCTCGACGCGAGACGCTCGGTCTCTTCGTCGGATTGTTCGTGCTCTCGACGGCGGCCGCAGCCTACGAAATCGCTCCGGCGAGCGTCCTGCCGCTGATTCAGGACTCGCTCGGACTCACGGCGAGCACGGCGGGGTGGCTCGTCAGCATCATGTACGCGACTGCGGTCGTCACCAGCGTCCCTACCGGTATCGTTCTCGACCGCTTTTCGGTCCGTCGAGTGATTCTCTTCGGGACCGTCGCGCTCGTCGTCGCGGGTGCGTGGGGCTGGTATACGGCCACCGCCGGTGCGTACCGCTGGCTGCTCGTCTCGCGCGTCCTCGGCGGCATCGCATACGTCATCTTCTGGAACGCGGGCGCGAACATCGTCGGTAGCGCCGTCGCGTCTCGGTATCGGGCAACCGCCGTCGGCGTGTTCACCGCGAGCGCACCGGTCGGATTCGCACTCGGTCAGTTCGGCAGTCCGCTCGTCGCAACTGTCGCCGGGTGGCCCGCAATCCTCCCGTTGTACGCCGCCATCGGCGTCGTCGGCGTCGCGCTGTTCTTGCTCGCAACCCGTCGCCACGTCCCCGGCGTCGAGACGGCCACGCCGGACCGAGCGGCACTGAGCGAGTTGTTCACCAGCCGGGCGGTCTGGACCGTCTGCGTCCTCTGTTTTCTCGCCTACTCGCTGTACCTCTTCGTCAACACGTGGCTCCCGAGCTATCTCGTCGACGGGTTCGGCATCTCGCTGGCGGCGGGTGGGCTGCTGACCGCGCTGTTCCCGGCCATCGGTGCGGTCGGACGGTCGAGCAGCGGTGTGGTCTCCGACCGCGTGTTCGGCGGCAAGCGTCGTCCCGTCGTGATATCGGCGTTCGCCGTCGCCGCACCGGCCGTCGTCGCGTTCGTGTTCGTCTCGCGCCTCGAACTCATCGTCGGGGCGGTCCTCGTCGTCGGCTTCGCGATCCAACTCGTCACCGGGTTACTCTTTTCGTACATCACCGAACTCGTCCCGCCGGCGGTGCGGACGACGGCCATCTCACTGCTGACGAGTATCGGTCTGCTCGGCGCGTTCGCCGCACCCATCGCTGCGGGCACCATCATCGACCGCGTCGGCTACGACCCGGCGTTCTTCGTCGCCGGCGGCGTCGCCCTCCTCGGTGTTCTCTTGGCGTTACGTACGCCCGAACCGGCGTAA
- a CDS encoding DUF7475 family protein, producing MSTDTASRTGVETASLSRLHLLGIALAAVSGVLHLYLGVLFVSSPLGWSFLFAGVGFLAGCAAVVLNFRRRLVYLLGIPFTLGQVVAWYVVNAPDFSTLGYVDKAVQIGLVAVLVLLYRREF from the coding sequence ATGTCGACCGATACCGCATCCCGAACGGGCGTCGAAACGGCGTCGCTGTCGAGGCTTCACCTGCTCGGAATTGCTCTGGCGGCCGTTTCGGGCGTGTTGCACCTCTATCTGGGAGTGCTGTTCGTCTCGAGTCCGCTCGGGTGGTCGTTCCTGTTCGCCGGCGTCGGCTTTCTCGCCGGGTGCGCGGCCGTCGTCCTGAACTTCCGGCGTCGGCTGGTGTACCTGCTCGGTATCCCGTTCACGCTCGGACAGGTCGTCGCTTGGTACGTCGTCAACGCGCCCGACTTCTCGACGCTCGGGTACGTGGACAAAGCCGTACAGATCGGTCTCGTGGCGGTGCTGGTCCTCCTCTACCGGCGGGAGTTTTAG
- a CDS encoding TrmB family transcriptional regulator produces the protein MTRDADLVGRLQQFGLSETEASVYLAVVRRGEATPSVVASDTGVSASYVYQLADRLADAGFVSVDDHRSPTRVRAHPPAESLRDRLETMQQTMSEVTERYERPPEDHDALEIVQSRQTLRKRIRAHAERAESELFLAVPVELLSDLAGPLSDAVERGVFVLLAAAGDLEAVDEDVSSLATAVRSWVRGTTVYVCADQTRGVISPSSLLGWEHGDAEAIGFVNRSVAVAVEAAFLGTVWPASEEAALREPSSLPTTYRGFRRAVYDATLRLRNGDDVAVEARVRPAGGGGRGRRSVADVRGRLVETRQSLVDPRNVEFGMENTLVVETDDGRVTVGGTGGFLEDYEAVSVTLARGER, from the coding sequence ATGACACGGGACGCAGACCTCGTCGGGCGACTCCAACAGTTCGGCCTCTCGGAGACGGAGGCGAGCGTCTACCTCGCCGTCGTCCGCCGCGGCGAGGCGACCCCCAGCGTCGTCGCCTCGGATACGGGCGTGTCGGCGAGTTACGTCTACCAACTCGCGGACCGACTGGCGGACGCGGGGTTCGTGAGCGTCGACGACCACCGCTCGCCGACGCGGGTTCGAGCGCATCCGCCCGCGGAGTCGCTGCGGGACCGGCTAGAGACGATGCAGCAGACGATGTCGGAGGTAACAGAGCGGTACGAACGGCCCCCAGAGGACCACGACGCGCTCGAAATCGTCCAGTCCCGTCAGACCCTTCGGAAGCGGATTCGTGCCCACGCCGAACGCGCGGAATCGGAACTGTTCTTGGCCGTTCCGGTCGAACTCCTCTCGGACCTCGCCGGTCCGCTGTCCGATGCGGTCGAGAGGGGCGTGTTCGTGCTGCTCGCTGCGGCCGGCGACCTCGAGGCGGTCGACGAGGACGTCTCGTCGCTGGCGACGGCCGTCCGGTCGTGGGTCCGCGGCACGACGGTGTACGTCTGTGCCGATCAGACCCGCGGCGTCATCTCGCCGTCCTCGCTGCTCGGCTGGGAACACGGCGACGCCGAGGCCATCGGCTTCGTCAACCGGTCGGTCGCCGTCGCCGTCGAGGCCGCCTTCCTCGGCACGGTCTGGCCCGCGTCGGAGGAAGCGGCGCTCCGGGAGCCATCATCCCTGCCAACGACGTACCGCGGGTTCAGGCGGGCCGTCTACGACGCCACGCTCCGTCTCCGAAACGGCGACGACGTCGCCGTCGAGGCGCGAGTCAGGCCCGCCGGGGGAGGTGGCCGGGGCCGACGGTCGGTCGCGGACGTTCGCGGCCGCCTCGTCGAGACGCGGCAGAGTCTCGTCGACCCCCGAAACGTCGAGTTCGGGATGGAGAACACACTCGTCGTGGAGACTGACGACGGCCGCGTGACCGTCGGGGGGACCGGCGGCTTCTTGGAAGACTACGAAGCCGTCTCAGTGACGCTCGCTCGCGGGGAGCGCTGA